A window of Candidatus Margulisiibacteriota bacterium genomic DNA:
TCTTTATAGAGATGATCGATGCGTTTGGTGTTAAACGAACTGGAACGGCGGATCATGCCGTGCACCGCGTAGCCTCTGGCCAGCAACTGTTCGGCCAGATACGAGCCGTCCTGTCCGGTGATGCCTGTGAGCAGGGCAGTTTTAGCCATTTGACCTGTGCTCCTTGAAATAAATTTGACGTATCTTAACACATCTTGTTATGATTTTTTACGCCACTAATTAAATTATACAATGCTTTGAGAAAATAGGTTAAGTTTAAATGAAACTAATGGACGGAGTTTCGCAGCGCAAAAATACGTCCGCAAGGATGTGTTTTTATGCCTAAAGTCTCGGTGATTATTCCCGTTTACAATGTGGAAAAATATCTGGCGGAATGTCTGAACAGCGTTTGCGGACAAACTTTGCGGAGCCTGGAAATTATTTGCGTAAACGATGGCTCGACAGACGGCTCGGCTGAAATACTTGCCAAATATAAGCAGAAAGATAAACGGCTCAAGGTTATTACGCAAAAAAATAAAGGCCAGTCGGCCGCGCGCAATGCCGGATTATCGACCGCGTCCGGACAGTATCTTTATTTTATGGACAGCGATGATGTCTTGAAATCAGACGCGCTGACTATCTTGACCAAAAAGAGCGACCGCGGCAAATTGGATGTTCTTTATTTTGACGCTACGGTTATTTTTGCCGATCAAAAGACGGCCAAAAAGCGCTGGTGGTATGCGGATTTTTACCGGCGCCGAAAAGAATACCGCGGCGTGACGGCGGGACAAAAATTATTTGCCTCAATGAAAAATAATGGCGAGTACCGTGTGCAGCCGTGCTTGCAATTGATCCGCCGGAGATATTGGCAGAGGCTCAATTTATTTTTTTATGAAGGAGTTTTTTTAGAAGATAATTTATTTAATTTTCTCTGTATGCTGCAGGCCGGGCGGGTCAGTCATCTCCAGCAAGAGTTGTTTATCCGGCGCGTCAATGAGGGCTCGACCATGACCAGACCTAAAACTTTCCAGCATTTTTACGGCGCCTTTCATGCTTTGGTACAAATGCTGGGTTTTGCGATAAAGCGAAACATTAACGAACCTGCTGTTTTGCAGGAAATAACGGACTGTTTGAATGCGGCGGTCAGTATTTACGATTTGCTACCGGCCGTGGAAAAAAATAAGGCCAGTGGTTTGCCGCCGCTGGAAAGTTATTTTTTTGCTATACTGGTACAGCATGGCGGGCAAAAATGGCAACGTTATAAGAATAAATGCGTGCGCTGTTGCAAGGATTTTGTGAAAAGTTTGCTTGGTTGAAATAAAATGTCGGAATTATTGCATAAAATTAAACACAAAGTCTCCAGGCTCGGCCTTGAGCCCGGGTGGGATACGGTCATTCGTCCGCGCACCGGCTGGTTTGACATCGATCTGCGCGAGGTCTGGCGTTACCGCGACCTGATCAAGATCTTTGTTTACCGCGATTTTGTGGTCTATTACAAGCAGACGATTCTCGGCCCGCTCTGGTGGCTGATCCAGCCGCTGTTTACTTCCGGTATGTTCACGCTGATCTTTGGCGCGTTTGCCGGTTTGCCGACCGACGGCATTCCAGCCATTCTTTTTTATCTGTCCGGTGTGGTGTGCTGGGGCTATTTTTCCGATTGTCTGCTAACCACAGCCAATACTTTCACGGCCAATTCGGCGATTTTCGGCAAGGTGTATTTTCCGCGGCTG
This region includes:
- a CDS encoding glycosyltransferase; amino-acid sequence: MPKVSVIIPVYNVEKYLAECLNSVCGQTLRSLEIICVNDGSTDGSAEILAKYKQKDKRLKVITQKNKGQSAARNAGLSTASGQYLYFMDSDDVLKSDALTILTKKSDRGKLDVLYFDATVIFADQKTAKKRWWYADFYRRRKEYRGVTAGQKLFASMKNNGEYRVQPCLQLIRRRYWQRLNLFFYEGVFLEDNLFNFLCMLQAGRVSHLQQELFIRRVNEGSTMTRPKTFQHFYGAFHALVQMLGFAIKRNINEPAVLQEITDCLNAAVSIYDLLPAVEKNKASGLPPLESYFFAILVQHGGQKWQRYKNKCVRCCKDFVKSLLG
- a CDS encoding GDP-mannose 4,6-dehydratase; the protein is MAKTALLTGITGQDGSYLAEQLLARGYAVHGMIRRSSSFNTKRIDHLYK